One Ananas comosus cultivar F153 linkage group 23, ASM154086v1, whole genome shotgun sequence genomic window carries:
- the LOC109728200 gene encoding solute carrier family 40 member 2, chloroplastic isoform X1, with the protein MGLVIVVSAAHPPRLLRAAAFSTLRGGAPPQPLRRRRLHGLVSLRRPKLRSPSQNDPCGRWDNLTSKCSMANVEVDFNHVETKDEAADELSSLSSGCSIPVVHLSADVLDSGSLNLLTEETCQSSIFTELPVLSEGEQDTLAATPVHPAGLHALYASYVFGNLVEQLWNFAWPAALAILHPSLLPVAVVGFFTKLSIFIGAPIVGRLMDHFPRLPTYQSLNAIQATTQLLSAAMIIYALKNVKHISTSAVLLQPWFIVLVVAGAIERLCGLALGVTVERDWIVLLAGADRPVALAQANAVLNRVDLLCEVAGASVFGFLLSKFDPVTCLKMACGLMICTLPILLILGQIINILSSRALDRYRVPCDKSAAADILLDARKIVENGLETIKHGWKEYKHQPVLPASVATVLLYFNVALAPGAIMTALLMHHGISPSIIGCFSGLCSLMGFTATFISSSLVKRLGILKAGAAGLIFQALLLTVAVAAYWTGSISQKIPLMIFLSSIVLSRLGHMSYDVVGTQILQTGIPISKANLIGTTEVSIASLAEFLMLGVAIIANDVSHFGFLALLSVSSVAGASWMFCRWLANPTEEQRKLFVFDWQFEAID; encoded by the exons ATGGGGTTGGTTATCGTCGTCTCTGCTGCGCATCCGCCGCGGCTCCTCCGCGCCGCCGCGTTCTCCACTCTCCGAGGAGGAGCTCCGCCGcagcccctccgccgccgccgcctccacgGCCTTGTCTCCCTTCGACGGCCGAAGCTGAGGAGCCCTTCTCAAAATGATCCCTGCGGCAG GTGGGACAACCTTACATCGAAATGTTCTATGGCAAATGTCGAAGTTGATTTCAACCATGTAGAAACTAAAGATGAGGCTGCGGATGAACTTTCATCTCTTTCATCTGGTTGCTCTATTCCTGTTGTTCATCTCTCAGCTGATGTTCTTGATTCAGGCTCTCTAAATCTACTAACAGAGGAGACTTGCCAGAGTTCCATCTTTACCGAATTGCCG GTTCTATCTGAAGGTGAACAAGATACTCTTGCAGCAACTCCAGTTCACCCTGCAGGACTCCATG CTTTGTATGCTAGCTATGTATTTGGGAATTTGGTGGAGCAACTTTGGAACTTTGCTTGGCCTGCTGCTCTTGCAATTCTTCATCCAAGTCTGTTGCCTGTGGCTGTTGTTGGTTTCTTTACAAAG CTTTCGATCTTCATTGGGGCCCCAATTGTTGGTAGACTTATGGATCATTTCCCTAGACTCCCAACCTATCAAAGTTTGAATGCTATTCAG GCAACTACTCAATTGTTGTCAGCTGCGATGATTATATATGCTCTCAAGAATGTAAAACACATATCTACGTCAGCTGTTCTTCTCCAACCTTGGTTTATTGTATTGGTCGTAGCTGGGGCAATTGAAAGACTATGTGGTTTGGCACTGGGGGTCACTGTGGAGCGTGATTGGATTGTACTG TTAGCAGGAGCAGATAGGCCAGTTGCACTAGCTCAAGCTAATGCTGTGCTTAACAGAGTTGATCTTCTTTGTGAG GTAGCTGGTGCTTCAGTTTTTGGCTTTCTATTATCCAAGTTCGACCCTGTGACCTGCTTAAAGATGGCTTGTGGTTTAATGATATGCACCCTTCCTATTCTG CTTATACTAGGTCAGATTATAAATATTCTTTCTAGTCGTGCTCTTGATCGCTATAGAGTTCCTTGTGATAAATCTGCTGCAGCTGATATTCTTCTCGATGCCAGGAAAATAG TTGAAAATGGATTAGAGACCATTAAGCATGGGTGGAAGGAGTACAAACATCAGCCTGTTCTTCCTGCGAGTGTGGCAACTGTGCTCCTATATTTTAATGTAGCACTTGCCCCAGGTGCCATTATGACTGCACTTCTGATGCATCATG GCATAAGTCCTTCTATTATTGGTTGTTTTAGTGGATTATGTTCTCTCATGGGCTTCACTGCAACATTCATTTCTTCGAGTCTGGTAAAAAGGCTTGGAATTCTAAAG GCAGGAGCAGCTGGATTGATATTTCAGGCCTTACTTCTAACTGTAGCTGTTGCTGCGTATTGGACAGGTTCCATATCACAGAAAATACCGCTAATGATCTTTCTCTCTTCTATT GTACTATCTAGGTTGGGCCACATGTCCTATGATGTTGTGGGGACTCAGATACTTCAAACGGGTATACCCATCTCGAAAGCAAATCTGATAGGGACAACAGAGGTGTCGATTGCCAGCCTGGCGGAATTTCTAATGCTTGGGGTGGCGATCATTGCGAATGATGTCTCGCACTTTGGTTTCCTCGCTCTGCTCTCTGTGTCTTCGGTTGCGGGTGCCTCGTGGATGTTCTGCCGGTGGTTGGCGAATCCGACCGAAGAGCAGAGGAAGCTTTTTGTGTTTGATTGGCAGTTTGAGGCCAT TGATTAG
- the LOC109728200 gene encoding solute carrier family 40 member 2, chloroplastic isoform X3 — MIPAAAHHARWDNLTSKCSMANVEVDFNHVETKDEAADELSSLSSGCSIPVVHLSADVLDSGSLNLLTEETCQSSIFTELPVLSEGEQDTLAATPVHPAGLHALYASYVFGNLVEQLWNFAWPAALAILHPSLLPVAVVGFFTKLSIFIGAPIVGRLMDHFPRLPTYQSLNAIQATTQLLSAAMIIYALKNVKHISTSAVLLQPWFIVLVVAGAIERLCGLALGVTVERDWIVLLAGADRPVALAQANAVLNRVDLLCEVAGASVFGFLLSKFDPVTCLKMACGLMICTLPILLILGQIINILSSRALDRYRVPCDKSAAADILLDARKIVENGLETIKHGWKEYKHQPVLPASVATVLLYFNVALAPGAIMTALLMHHGISPSIIGCFSGLCSLMGFTATFISSSLVKRLGILKAGAAGLIFQALLLTVAVAAYWTGSISQKIPLMIFLSSIVLSRLGHMSYDVVGTQILQTGIPISKANLIGTTEVSIASLAEFLMLGVAIIANDVSHFGFLALLSVSSVAGASWMFCRWLANPTEEQRKLFVFDWQFEAID, encoded by the exons ATGATCCCTGCGGCAG CTCATCATGCCAGGTGGGACAACCTTACATCGAAATGTTCTATGGCAAATGTCGAAGTTGATTTCAACCATGTAGAAACTAAAGATGAGGCTGCGGATGAACTTTCATCTCTTTCATCTGGTTGCTCTATTCCTGTTGTTCATCTCTCAGCTGATGTTCTTGATTCAGGCTCTCTAAATCTACTAACAGAGGAGACTTGCCAGAGTTCCATCTTTACCGAATTGCCG GTTCTATCTGAAGGTGAACAAGATACTCTTGCAGCAACTCCAGTTCACCCTGCAGGACTCCATG CTTTGTATGCTAGCTATGTATTTGGGAATTTGGTGGAGCAACTTTGGAACTTTGCTTGGCCTGCTGCTCTTGCAATTCTTCATCCAAGTCTGTTGCCTGTGGCTGTTGTTGGTTTCTTTACAAAG CTTTCGATCTTCATTGGGGCCCCAATTGTTGGTAGACTTATGGATCATTTCCCTAGACTCCCAACCTATCAAAGTTTGAATGCTATTCAG GCAACTACTCAATTGTTGTCAGCTGCGATGATTATATATGCTCTCAAGAATGTAAAACACATATCTACGTCAGCTGTTCTTCTCCAACCTTGGTTTATTGTATTGGTCGTAGCTGGGGCAATTGAAAGACTATGTGGTTTGGCACTGGGGGTCACTGTGGAGCGTGATTGGATTGTACTG TTAGCAGGAGCAGATAGGCCAGTTGCACTAGCTCAAGCTAATGCTGTGCTTAACAGAGTTGATCTTCTTTGTGAG GTAGCTGGTGCTTCAGTTTTTGGCTTTCTATTATCCAAGTTCGACCCTGTGACCTGCTTAAAGATGGCTTGTGGTTTAATGATATGCACCCTTCCTATTCTG CTTATACTAGGTCAGATTATAAATATTCTTTCTAGTCGTGCTCTTGATCGCTATAGAGTTCCTTGTGATAAATCTGCTGCAGCTGATATTCTTCTCGATGCCAGGAAAATAG TTGAAAATGGATTAGAGACCATTAAGCATGGGTGGAAGGAGTACAAACATCAGCCTGTTCTTCCTGCGAGTGTGGCAACTGTGCTCCTATATTTTAATGTAGCACTTGCCCCAGGTGCCATTATGACTGCACTTCTGATGCATCATG GCATAAGTCCTTCTATTATTGGTTGTTTTAGTGGATTATGTTCTCTCATGGGCTTCACTGCAACATTCATTTCTTCGAGTCTGGTAAAAAGGCTTGGAATTCTAAAG GCAGGAGCAGCTGGATTGATATTTCAGGCCTTACTTCTAACTGTAGCTGTTGCTGCGTATTGGACAGGTTCCATATCACAGAAAATACCGCTAATGATCTTTCTCTCTTCTATT GTACTATCTAGGTTGGGCCACATGTCCTATGATGTTGTGGGGACTCAGATACTTCAAACGGGTATACCCATCTCGAAAGCAAATCTGATAGGGACAACAGAGGTGTCGATTGCCAGCCTGGCGGAATTTCTAATGCTTGGGGTGGCGATCATTGCGAATGATGTCTCGCACTTTGGTTTCCTCGCTCTGCTCTCTGTGTCTTCGGTTGCGGGTGCCTCGTGGATGTTCTGCCGGTGGTTGGCGAATCCGACCGAAGAGCAGAGGAAGCTTTTTGTGTTTGATTGGCAGTTTGAGGCCAT TGATTAG
- the LOC109728200 gene encoding solute carrier family 40 member 2, chloroplastic isoform X2, with protein sequence MGFIWKVRTFSSLNWKCGILESVHGYAAHHARWDNLTSKCSMANVEVDFNHVETKDEAADELSSLSSGCSIPVVHLSADVLDSGSLNLLTEETCQSSIFTELPVLSEGEQDTLAATPVHPAGLHALYASYVFGNLVEQLWNFAWPAALAILHPSLLPVAVVGFFTKLSIFIGAPIVGRLMDHFPRLPTYQSLNAIQATTQLLSAAMIIYALKNVKHISTSAVLLQPWFIVLVVAGAIERLCGLALGVTVERDWIVLLAGADRPVALAQANAVLNRVDLLCEVAGASVFGFLLSKFDPVTCLKMACGLMICTLPILLILGQIINILSSRALDRYRVPCDKSAAADILLDARKIVENGLETIKHGWKEYKHQPVLPASVATVLLYFNVALAPGAIMTALLMHHGISPSIIGCFSGLCSLMGFTATFISSSLVKRLGILKAGAAGLIFQALLLTVAVAAYWTGSISQKIPLMIFLSSIVLSRLGHMSYDVVGTQILQTGIPISKANLIGTTEVSIASLAEFLMLGVAIIANDVSHFGFLALLSVSSVAGASWMFCRWLANPTEEQRKLFVFDWQFEAID encoded by the exons ATGGGTTTTATTTGGAAAGTTCGCACCTTTAGTAGTTTGAATTGGAAATGTGGGATATTGGAATCTGTGCATGGTTATGCTG CTCATCATGCCAGGTGGGACAACCTTACATCGAAATGTTCTATGGCAAATGTCGAAGTTGATTTCAACCATGTAGAAACTAAAGATGAGGCTGCGGATGAACTTTCATCTCTTTCATCTGGTTGCTCTATTCCTGTTGTTCATCTCTCAGCTGATGTTCTTGATTCAGGCTCTCTAAATCTACTAACAGAGGAGACTTGCCAGAGTTCCATCTTTACCGAATTGCCG GTTCTATCTGAAGGTGAACAAGATACTCTTGCAGCAACTCCAGTTCACCCTGCAGGACTCCATG CTTTGTATGCTAGCTATGTATTTGGGAATTTGGTGGAGCAACTTTGGAACTTTGCTTGGCCTGCTGCTCTTGCAATTCTTCATCCAAGTCTGTTGCCTGTGGCTGTTGTTGGTTTCTTTACAAAG CTTTCGATCTTCATTGGGGCCCCAATTGTTGGTAGACTTATGGATCATTTCCCTAGACTCCCAACCTATCAAAGTTTGAATGCTATTCAG GCAACTACTCAATTGTTGTCAGCTGCGATGATTATATATGCTCTCAAGAATGTAAAACACATATCTACGTCAGCTGTTCTTCTCCAACCTTGGTTTATTGTATTGGTCGTAGCTGGGGCAATTGAAAGACTATGTGGTTTGGCACTGGGGGTCACTGTGGAGCGTGATTGGATTGTACTG TTAGCAGGAGCAGATAGGCCAGTTGCACTAGCTCAAGCTAATGCTGTGCTTAACAGAGTTGATCTTCTTTGTGAG GTAGCTGGTGCTTCAGTTTTTGGCTTTCTATTATCCAAGTTCGACCCTGTGACCTGCTTAAAGATGGCTTGTGGTTTAATGATATGCACCCTTCCTATTCTG CTTATACTAGGTCAGATTATAAATATTCTTTCTAGTCGTGCTCTTGATCGCTATAGAGTTCCTTGTGATAAATCTGCTGCAGCTGATATTCTTCTCGATGCCAGGAAAATAG TTGAAAATGGATTAGAGACCATTAAGCATGGGTGGAAGGAGTACAAACATCAGCCTGTTCTTCCTGCGAGTGTGGCAACTGTGCTCCTATATTTTAATGTAGCACTTGCCCCAGGTGCCATTATGACTGCACTTCTGATGCATCATG GCATAAGTCCTTCTATTATTGGTTGTTTTAGTGGATTATGTTCTCTCATGGGCTTCACTGCAACATTCATTTCTTCGAGTCTGGTAAAAAGGCTTGGAATTCTAAAG GCAGGAGCAGCTGGATTGATATTTCAGGCCTTACTTCTAACTGTAGCTGTTGCTGCGTATTGGACAGGTTCCATATCACAGAAAATACCGCTAATGATCTTTCTCTCTTCTATT GTACTATCTAGGTTGGGCCACATGTCCTATGATGTTGTGGGGACTCAGATACTTCAAACGGGTATACCCATCTCGAAAGCAAATCTGATAGGGACAACAGAGGTGTCGATTGCCAGCCTGGCGGAATTTCTAATGCTTGGGGTGGCGATCATTGCGAATGATGTCTCGCACTTTGGTTTCCTCGCTCTGCTCTCTGTGTCTTCGGTTGCGGGTGCCTCGTGGATGTTCTGCCGGTGGTTGGCGAATCCGACCGAAGAGCAGAGGAAGCTTTTTGTGTTTGATTGGCAGTTTGAGGCCAT TGATTAG